The Pelagibacterium halotolerans B2 nucleotide sequence CCCAGCTCTGCGCGATTGTCGCGAAATATGCGGCCGCACGGTCCTGCTGGGCAACGCGCAGCGCGGACAGCTTTTCGATATCCCGGCGCAATTCGGCTGCGTCGGTATCGAGATGCTCCATTAGCCAATCGGCCAGCGGTCCGCTCGTCCTGTCGCGATTGAGACGGTAATAGGCCCACGCGCCTTCGGCGTGCCGGGTCACGAGCCCGGCATCGGCCAGCAACTTCAGATGACGGGAAATCCGCGGCTGACTTTGACCCAGAATTTCGGTAAAATCCTTGACCGACAACTCGCCCTGAACCAGAAGCGCAAGCAGGCGCAGGCGGGTGACTTCACCCGCCGCCTTCAAAAGCAAGACGATGTCCTGCGGTTGCCGCATCCCGGTCCCAACCTGTCAAAATGGCTGGGGACATAAAGATATCTTTATATCATTCCTGTCAAGGCCGGCCGGACTCAGGCCACCGCCTCTTCCTGACGGCGGCGGAAGGAATGAGACCGCCACAGATCGAAAATGCCCGACGCCTCGTCCTCGCTCAGCGCTTCGTAGCGTCTGCGCACATTGACGATATCGGCGCGGCTCGGCAGGTCGCGCCAGGGAAGCACCGTAACGACGGCCTCGAACAGATCGGCATCGAGCCCTATGGCCCGCGCCGCCACCGTAAAGGCGACATAGTCCTGCATCGCCAGCCACTTTACCACGATCTCGGGGCGTACCTCGAGCAGCATGGTGAGCCCGGCGGCCGTGTGATGACCATAGCCGAACCGCGTGAACCGATGCAGCGCCTTGAGATCGAACCGCCGCCGGTCTGCAAGCGCTTTCACCTGGTTCCAGGCCAGTTTCCATTCCTGTGAGGAAAACCCTGCCTGGTTCTTAATCCGGTTGTACACAACCGCTTGCACTCGCGAAGCCGTTCCCGGATTCTCGGCCCGCGAAAAAATGCCGATATCCTCAAGCGCCGACATTCCGGCGGTCGAGACCTCGGCACGAACCTCGGCCCAATCGATGTCCTTGCGGCCGCGAAGCAGTTGGGCAAATGCCTGGCTCTCATGGGCCCGCTGCGCGATCCGATCGACGGTGCGATAGGTGATTTCGGCTCGCGCATTGCTCAGCAGGCGCGTAACAGAGGGCTCTCCCCCGAACTTTGCAATGGCTTCCCCCACGCGCCCCGCCAGCCCCTTCCGGCTCGCAATTGCGATCCGATGGGATTCCGAACGCTGCTCGACGATCTCGATAAGGTCGTCGTCGGAAAGCACCTGCGAGAACTCGAGAAGCGATGCCGCCACCTCGATGACATCGTTGGCGAGCTTGAGCACGACCGATCCCGGGGCCCGCTCGAGTGGCGCCAACAGTTTGGCGACATGCTCACGCGCTTCGACTTCGACGATGTCGGCGAGCTGGCACAGCACCTCGTCATACTGCGCGACCTGCTCGTCGTCGCATCTGTCCGAGACATAGGAGAACAATTGCGCCAGGTTGCGGATCAGGTGATCGCGTTCGCCCGCATCGGCCTCGCCATTCAGAACCCTGAAATTTGCAAACGCCCGCACGCTTTCGGTTGCTTCGGTCATGATGTTCTCCCCGGCTGATTGCCGCATATTTCGCCAACCTATCGGGAGCGTCTTTTCGGGGCGCTGAATTCATCAAGACATATTTGAATAAAAAGCTAGGTATTTTCCCGTACCCAAAAAAAAGGCCCGGCGCTTGAGAGCCGGACCCCAGGGTTTCGAGTGATGGCGTGAACCTTATTCCGCTGCCGAGATCGCCGCCGGGCGATCGTCCTTGCTCGCTGCCAGCGCTGCGCGAACACCCGCGCCATAATCGGGGTGAACCTGATCGAACAGCTTGCACTGGCGTTCCTTGATCTCGTCGGGCGCGTCGCTCATTGCTGCTGCGATATTGGAGAACAAGCGCTG carries:
- a CDS encoding DUF2336 domain-containing protein; translated protein: MTEATESVRAFANFRVLNGEADAGERDHLIRNLAQLFSYVSDRCDDEQVAQYDEVLCQLADIVEVEAREHVAKLLAPLERAPGSVVLKLANDVIEVAASLLEFSQVLSDDDLIEIVEQRSESHRIAIASRKGLAGRVGEAIAKFGGEPSVTRLLSNARAEITYRTVDRIAQRAHESQAFAQLLRGRKDIDWAEVRAEVSTAGMSALEDIGIFSRAENPGTASRVQAVVYNRIKNQAGFSSQEWKLAWNQVKALADRRRFDLKALHRFTRFGYGHHTAAGLTMLLEVRPEIVVKWLAMQDYVAFTVAARAIGLDADLFEAVVTVLPWRDLPSRADIVNVRRRYEALSEDEASGIFDLWRSHSFRRRQEEAVA